Below is a genomic region from Fusobacterium nucleatum.
ATTATTGGCAGCAGGTAAAAGAAGTCTATCTAGCTTTGGGATATATTCTTTAAGAGTTAAAGAACAATTTACAACTTCTAGTTCTCCACTTGAATTTGTACTCTTTATTCCTTGTTTAAAGCCTGTTAACATAAATCCATACTTTGATAGAGGCTTATTTCCTAAGATAAGTGGATAATACTCTCCATTTTCACAGATTTTTTCCAATTTTAGTACTGCTTCATTTATATTAGTTAATGTATAAACTAACTTAATATTTAAAGAAATAGTTCTTAAATTCCTACGAATAAATTCTGTATAAGGAGCTTCTCCAAGATTGTCATGATCTTCTGTTTTAGATGAAATACTCAAATCAATAGCATCAGGAGTCAAAACATTCCCACGAGCAACCTTAAAGATAATATCTCCGTAACTTCCTAAATTGCTTGAAAAATCAAATGTCGTAAAATTATTCAAAAAATCTTTTGTTAATCTATTTAGTACATTCATTTCTTAGTCATCTCCTTATATTCAATAGATTCAACATCTAATTTTCCATCTTTTAGTGTTGCTTTATTTGTTTCAAATCCTTTTTTTGCTTTCATACTTCCATTTATTGTTGCATTATTTGAAACTGTTATACTTTTTTCTATTGTTGTATCTCCAGTTATAAGAACCTCACTATCTATTTTTGTTAAAGTTCCTTTTAACTCTATGTTCCCATCTTCTTTTATCGTTAAACTTGACCCTTGAAAGTCAATTTTATATTCATCTTCTTGTGAATTACTTACATTTTTTTCAGAAAAATAGCTTCCAATTATAAAACCTCTTTCTGTATCATCTTCTAAAAATATACAAAATACAGGAGTATTAACTTTTGGAATAGAAGTTATTTTATTACCAAAAGTAATAGGAGATAAAATTTGTAATCCTTCTGTTATTTGGTTGTTATATTCAGGAAGTTGTACAGTGGCAGTGTAATCAGTTGTATTAATGCTTTGAATAACTCCTACTGTTCCTTTTAATGCTGAAATCATTTTTTATTCTCCTCTTTCATATCTTTTTTTATTTTGTACATTTCAATAGATGTAGTAAATTTTGGAAAATTATGTTGTAACCTAGTTACTACATAATTTCCTGAAAACTCTCCAGCATCAGATAATGCTATAATGCAACCAGAATATAACTCCTTACATCCAATAATTTTTAAAGTTGTTTCTATTTCTCTTTTATTGACATTTTCAAGAATTTTTTTTGCTAACTTTTTTAAGTCTCCACTTTTAGCCCTGGATTTTAAAGAATAAACTTTTTTATAACTATCAGACTTTTGTCCTGTTTCAAGTTCGTGTTTTGTTATAATTGCTTTTTCTTCTTTTTGTTTTTTAGTATTAAAGTATTTAACTTCAATAGCATCATAAATATCATTAGATTTATCTTTTATTTCAAATTCCTCAACATTGTTCAAACTAATACTTAAAAGAGGAGTATTTTCTGATAGTATTTCTTCCTCAAATAAGATAAGTATTCCACTAGATATTTTTAACTTTACTCCTTCATCCTGGGCAATCTTATTTAAGAAGGAAAAATCTTCCTCTTCCTCTTGTTTTATATTTTTTAAAGTGATATTGTCTTTTACTTTATAAAAATACTTTAGCTTATATTTATCAGCAAACTCTTTTCCAAGTGCTTCTAAAGAGATATTAGCCCATATCTTAGACCTTTTAACATCTCTTGAATTAAGTGGACCAGATATTCCTTTAAATGTTGCTGTTTTTCTGTTGAATTGTCTTATATCTATATTAAAAATTCCTACATCACTTTGGCTTTCTCCTTCAAATTCACTATTCCAATTAAGAGTTTTTATTCCAAACTTTATTTGAGTTCCCTTTGGAATAGCCCAGTTTGTTGTTAGAAATCTATTATTTTCATTATTAAGTTTTATTATAATTTCATCTAATGTACCTTCTAAATTATCTATAATTTCAACATCAACTATATGTTTTAATAATTCTCCAGTTACATCTTTATTATCTATAAAAAAGGTAGGAGAGGCTCTCCTAACTAAGTTTGAACTAGCCACGGAGCAACACCTCTCTTTTTATCTTCTTTTATTTCAGGAATAGAAAGTTCAACTCCAGCTGGAAAGATAACTATTTCAGAGAGTTCAATATTTTCTTCTAATAACTCTTTCATAAGATTTTCATTCCCAAAGAGTTTAAAAGCAATTAGATCCCAAGTATCTCCTGCTTCTGTCTTATAAACTTGTTCTTGCATAAGTTTCTCTTTCCTCCTTCATTTTTTCTAATTGTCTTTGAAGTTCATTTAACTTTTCTTGTAAATTTTCTATAATACTATTTTTAGTATCTTCAGATACTCCATTAAAAGTAAAACTATTGTAAATTTGATAAGTAACAGGCTTTTCACTACTTGTGCTATTTTCTGATTTACTACTTTGAGTAGCATTTTGAAGTCTATTTCTTAAACTTCCAAAGATACTTTCATTCTCATCTTTTGTAAGAACTCTTTCACCTTTGTGTAACTCAGCAATATAACCGTCAAATGGCACATAATTTAATCCATTAGCATGGCTTCCATTTATTGTAGCTTTTGCAGTTCCTATATTTTCTTTTTCTCCAATGATGTATTTTATTCCTGGTATTTTTCTTGCAAAATCTAATGCTTTTTCCTTTGCACCTGCTATTGCATCAGACATAAGTTCAAATGGCTTCGCAAAAAAGCCTTTTATTTTTTCTGCAATACTAGCAATAGTATCTTTAAAAGAATTTAACATTGCTGTAAATCTTTCAGAAAATCCAGTTTTTACTTTATCCCAAAGTCCAGTTATACTTTCCCATAGACCTTGGAAGAAACCTGTAACTTTATCCCAAATAGCACTAAAAATCTTAGTAAGTACTGACCATAAAGTTGAAAAAATTCCAACAATCTTATCCCATAGCCAAGTAATTTTATTTAATATCCAATTAAATAAATCTACAATACCTTGCCATATAGCTCCAATAACTCCACTAAGTACATTCCAAACACCTGTAAAGAATTCTACTAAAAATCCAGGAATAGCTTTTACAAATGCTTTTATTTCATCCCAATATTTAATAACAAGATATATTACACCAGCTATTACTGCAACAATAGCTGCTACTACTGCTACTACTGCTCCACCAACTGCTGCTATTGCACTTCCAATTGCACTTATAACTATCCAAACAACTTTTATAATTGGAATGATTACAGTTACAAATTGAACAATTTTAGATAGAACATTCAAAATTGTTAAAAATATTAAAATTTTATCTATTCCAATCTTATTTAGAATAGTAAAAATTCCCCAAAGTGCTGTTCCAATCTTTACTAGTGCATCTAAAAATATTTTTCCATTTTCAATAAAAGATTGCCAAAATTTATTGGCTTTTGTATCGTTAAAATTTCCAGAAAGAACATTTGAAAGTTCATTAAGCCATTCAATAGCTATATCAAGTAGTTGTCTTCCTCCTTTTGTAAAAATAGCTTGTCCTATTTTTATTTTTACATCTGAAATAGCTGATTCGAGTAATGCCCATTTACCAGAGTCACTATCAAGAATAGTATTAGCCATTTCTTTTGCTTTTCCAGTAGCATTTTCATTTTCTTTTGCAAACTGTGCTAATGCATCAGCTCCCTGGTACATAACACCATTAACTTCTTTTGTAGCAGTTAACAGCTTATTCATAGCTAAAGCTCCCTGATCTCCAAACATTTCTTTTAAAAAGGCTAACTTTTCTATACCTGACATTTTCCCAGTAACTTTTTCTAATTGTCTTACAAAATCAACAAGTCCTATAAATTCACCTTTAGAATTTTTTACATTAATTCCAAGTTTTTGTAGGTCTTTTTGTACTTTACTGTCAGCTATCTTAGCAAAAGCTTGTTTTAAGTCTCTTCCTGCCTGTCCTGATTTTATAGCTTGGTCTCCCATTAAACCAACAGCAGCTGAGGCTGTTGCTAAATCTATATTCAAATCATGTGCTGAAGAAGATACATATTTAAATGCTTCTCCTAACATTTGAATATTTGTATTACTTCGTGACATAGTATTAGCAAGAATATCTGCTGCATGCCCAACATCATTTATTCCAATATTAAAAGCATTCATATGATCAGATATCATATCTGATATCATGATGAAATCTTCTCCTGAAGCAGTTGCTAGGTCAAAAATAGGTGGAATTGCTGCTATTATCTCTTTTGGTTTAAATCCAGCTAATGCAAATTTTTCCATACCTGCTGCTGCCTCTTCAGAAGTAAATATTGTTGTTTTTCCAACTTCCATTGCTTTTTTCTTTAAAGCTTCATACTCTTCAGCAGTAGCTCCTGTTAAAGCTTTAACTTTTATCATTTGTTTGTCAAATTCTAAATATTCTTTAGCTGAAGAAATTCCTACTCCGACTGTTGCAGCTATTCCAGCAGTAGCTGCATATTTTAATCCAGTATTGAATTTATCTTTTACATTTTTAAATGTTCCCTTTGCACTTTTAAAAGCGGCTTGTTGAGCAAGTAGTTGTTTTTCTTTTTTTATAGTTTGGTCAATTTCACTTTGCAAATTGTCAAAAGGAATTTTCAATTTTTTAAGTTCCATTCCATATTTTTGGAATGATTTAGATTGTGTTTTTATAGTTGTTTCTAAGGCTTTAGCTTTTTTGATTAAGCTCTCATATTTCTTTTTTTCAGCATCAGTAAGACTATTGTTCTTCTTTTTTATCTCATCCAATGCTTTTAATTCATTTCTAAGTTTTCTATATTTAGAAACATTGTTCATTATCTCTTTGTTTAGCTCTTTTTGAGCTTTTAAAGTTCTTTGAGCCTTTTCCATTTTTTGCCTAGCAACTCTTAAATTTTTAACTTCATTAGCTAATTTTTTTAAATTACCAGGCAAAGATTTATCTATAAGCCCTTGCACTCTCATAATCAAATCCATTTTTTTTCCCAACAATATCACCTCCTTCTTTTTCTTAGAGTTTCTTCAACTGTTTCTATAAGTTCTCTTATTCTGTATATATCACAACCCATTAAGTATGAATATGAAATATTCATATTCACTCCTAATGGATTGTTAAGTTCTACTATTAATTCATCTAAAAGTTTTGCATGTTCTCTTTCAAGATCTTCTATTAATCTTCCTGCAAAAAATCTCTAACTTCATCTCTTACCTTTGCAAAATCTTTATATGAAAGTTTTAAGAATGTTTCATATGAATGTGCAGATACATATTCTGCAACTAACATATAATAAAAATCATCTAGTTCTTCCACTAATGTTGCTGATTTTTTTCTCAATTTTCCATAATTTTTCTTTATTTCAATAATTGAATTTCCAGTTAATCTTCCAAAATCAAATGTTATTTCTCTACCATCAGAAAGTTTAACTTTTCTAACTAAACCTTTTTCTTTTTTAGGTTCTTCAATATCATCTTTTTTTTCATCAACTACTGATTCAATTACTCCATTTCTTTTATTTATTTCTGCATTTGCCTCTCTTAATTCTTTATTAAAATCTCCCATTTTTTCCTCCTATTAAGATAAAATACTTCTAACTTTTTCATATAAATCTTTACCATTTACAATAGCTTTTTTGTTATACACATCAATTTCATGTATAACTTTTCCTTGAATTTCTTCTTTATAATAAGTTAATGAAAACTCTAATTCTGTTTCATTTTTTATAGCTTTTCCTAAGTCGCCACCACTTGTTTTTATTCTTTTTCCTTTAAAAGAATAAATTGCTTCAACTTCATCATTATTATGAGTTTCGGAGTCTTCAACTAATATTGCTGCTTTTGCTGTTAAATTAACATTACTCCCATATTCAAATGCTATGTCCTTACATCTATTCATAAATTTTAGCTGTAATTTCATAGCATTAAATGCTGTTGGAATAGGTTCATCATGTTCTATTACACCTAGTCCACTTATAGTTTCAGTCTTATGTTCTATATCTGGTAATGTTATAGTTGCTATTCCAACCAACTCATCTGTTCCATTTAATCTTATAATTGCATCTTCAATTACTGTTGATCTAATCATTCAGTCCTCCTATCTTTGAAATAATAATTTTAAATATTTAGAGTCATACTCTAATCTAAATTCCAAACTTTCTCCTGGAATAATTGCTCCTAAATAAATATGCCATTTGAATTTTCCTGCTATCATATCTTGTTCAGAATTTTCTTCAGGTTTAAATTCAACTCTTCCACCAAGTAGTTTATTATCATTAGTTAAAGAGTTTAGCCAAACATTAATATTAGTTTCTATGCTTTTAGCTTGTGAAGGTGTCATTCCCTTATCAACTTCAACTGTATTGTTTAGCATTATTGTATTTCCAATATACTTAAACATTCTTTTAACTGGTATCCATACATCTTTTGGGTCTGTTTCTCCACCTGGTTGGAATACAGAAGTTCTATTTCCCCAGAATACAGTTCCATTTGGCTGTCTTATTATTGTAGAAATTCCATTTTCATTCAATAAATTAGCCTCTGCTTCATCTAAATTAACTTTTTTAAATGTACTTCCTTCATAATATCCAACACCTTGCATTTTGATATTTTTATTTGAAGGGCTTTCACAAGGAACTCCACCAAATTGTGCATCTACTGACTGCATATGTAATGCCATTACTGTTGAGAAATGAAAGACTTCATCTTCAAGATAAGGACAACCCCAAGTTATTGCTTGGTCAGCATCTATATAATTTTTTTCTTTCTTAAATGCTATAACTTCTCCATACTTTGTTGTATTTGGCATTTCAGGAATTGACATAGATGCCCATTTATCATTTATAACAGCTGATTTAGCATCTAATGCTACTCTTATTTTTGCTGTTGAAAAATCAGGAGCAACTACACAACTAGGTATCATTGAATATTTAGGGAATATTTCCTTTAAACATTCAAGTCCTTTTGCTTCTAATGTTTGTGGATCTATACTTCCAATTACATCAGTTTCTTTTAATTTGCTAACATCTAAGAAATTATATGAAACATCTATTTTCTTAATTGCTGTTTCTGTTTTTGCTAATGTAATTGTCAATTTCCCTTCATCATTAAATGAGCAAGTATATTTTTCTTTTTGAATTAATACTGATGTTTCATTGTTTTTAACAACCAAATTTTCATCATTTATAATTCCAGTTTTTGCAAGAGTTGCTTTAAAGTCTTTTACAACAACTCCTTCCTCATTATGAGCAGTTTTATGGTCACTAGGATTTAAAACATTTATAACAATAATTGGCTTTACATTATATACATTGAAAGCTAAATATAATGCTTCATTGATTGTAAATCCTTTTATGTTATTAGCTCCTCCAAAATAAGTAGCTGCATCTTTTGAGTTTTGAATAAGAATAGGTTTATTAACACAGCTCATATCTCCCATATTAATAGTTCCTGTTCCAACTATTACAGTTGGTGTCTGAGTTTCTGCAAATATTTTTAAGCCTGAAGGCATTTCTTTATAACTTGTACCATGTTGAAACTTTGCCATTTTTCCTCCTATCTATTTTCACTATATTCATCTAAATCTATGAAATTTTCTTTGATTTCATCATAATTTGATATTCCAGTTTCTATTCTGCTTAACTGTTCTGAAGTATAGAAACCTTTATGCTTTAAAATAAAACTATCTTTTGTAAGTTCTTCACCAATGTAGATATAAGTTTTATCTTCTTTTTTTACTTCATTTTTTTCTTTTTTTACTTCAGCAGTTACTTGATTTTGTGTAACTGCTTCTGTTTTACCTGTTTCACTGTTCACATTTGTTTCTGTGCTATTCGTTGTTTCAGTTACTACTGGTTTTTGTGTAACTGCTTCTGTTTTACCTGTTTCACTGTTCACATTTGTTTCTGTGCTATTTGTTGTTTCTGTAACTGCTGATTTATCTTTCTCTTTATCATTTTTTAATGTTGCCATTTTTCCTCCTTCTCTTTTGAAACTCCTCTTTCAGTCTCTTCTATATATACTGTATGTAGAACAGTTGGAATATTTAATTGTAAAAGAATGTCATAAATCCAAAAGTCTCCACCAGTCATTTCTTCATTTAAGTAAGCT
It encodes:
- a CDS encoding phage tail protein, producing MNVLNRLTKDFLNNFTTFDFSSNLGSYGDIIFKVARGNVLTPDAIDLSISSKTEDHDNLGEAPYTEFIRRNLRTISLNIKLVYTLTNINEAVLKLEKICENGEYYPLILGNKPLSKYGFMLTGFKQGIKSTNSSGELEVVNCSLTLKEYIPKLDRLLLPAANNLTTENRRNNGSGKNKKKNKKVLKKKSKKNVYSKDKNEKKWLHGLIEDDLRGY
- a CDS encoding phage baseplate protein, producing MISALKGTVGVIQSINTTDYTATVQLPEYNNQITEGLQILSPITFGNKITSIPKVNTPVFCIFLEDDTERGFIIGSYFSEKNVSNSQEDEYKIDFQGSSLTIKEDGNIELKGTLTKIDSEVLITGDTTIEKSITVSNNATINGSMKAKKGFETNKATLKDGKLDVESIEYKEMTKK
- a CDS encoding late control protein, with the translated sequence MASSNLVRRASPTFFIDNKDVTGELLKHIVDVEIIDNLEGTLDEIIIKLNNENNRFLTTNWAIPKGTQIKFGIKTLNWNSEFEGESQSDVGIFNIDIRQFNRKTATFKGISGPLNSRDVKRSKIWANISLEALGKEFADKYKLKYFYKVKDNITLKNIKQEEEEDFSFLNKIAQDEGVKLKISSGILILFEEEILSENTPLLSISLNNVEEFEIKDKSNDIYDAIEVKYFNTKKQKEEKAIITKHELETGQKSDSYKKVYSLKSRAKSGDLKKLAKKILENVNKREIETTLKIIGCKELYSGCIIALSDAGEFSGNYVVTRLQHNFPKFTTSIEMYKIKKDMKEENKK
- a CDS encoding tail protein X, with translation MQEQVYKTEAGDTWDLIAFKLFGNENLMKELLEENIELSEIVIFPAGVELSIPEIKEDKKRGVAPWLVQT
- a CDS encoding phage tail tape measure protein, with the translated sequence MGKKMDLIMRVQGLIDKSLPGNLKKLANEVKNLRVARQKMEKAQRTLKAQKELNKEIMNNVSKYRKLRNELKALDEIKKKNNSLTDAEKKKYESLIKKAKALETTIKTQSKSFQKYGMELKKLKIPFDNLQSEIDQTIKKEKQLLAQQAAFKSAKGTFKNVKDKFNTGLKYAATAGIAATVGVGISSAKEYLEFDKQMIKVKALTGATAEEYEALKKKAMEVGKTTIFTSEEAAAGMEKFALAGFKPKEIIAAIPPIFDLATASGEDFIMISDMISDHMNAFNIGINDVGHAADILANTMSRSNTNIQMLGEAFKYVSSSAHDLNIDLATASAAVGLMGDQAIKSGQAGRDLKQAFAKIADSKVQKDLQKLGINVKNSKGEFIGLVDFVRQLEKVTGKMSGIEKLAFLKEMFGDQGALAMNKLLTATKEVNGVMYQGADALAQFAKENENATGKAKEMANTILDSDSGKWALLESAISDVKIKIGQAIFTKGGRQLLDIAIEWLNELSNVLSGNFNDTKANKFWQSFIENGKIFLDALVKIGTALWGIFTILNKIGIDKILIFLTILNVLSKIVQFVTVIIPIIKVVWIVISAIGSAIAAVGGAVVAVVAAIVAVIAGVIYLVIKYWDEIKAFVKAIPGFLVEFFTGVWNVLSGVIGAIWQGIVDLFNWILNKITWLWDKIVGIFSTLWSVLTKIFSAIWDKVTGFFQGLWESITGLWDKVKTGFSERFTAMLNSFKDTIASIAEKIKGFFAKPFELMSDAIAGAKEKALDFARKIPGIKYIIGEKENIGTAKATINGSHANGLNYVPFDGYIAELHKGERVLTKDENESIFGSLRNRLQNATQSSKSENSTSSEKPVTYQIYNSFTFNGVSEDTKNSIIENLQEKLNELQRQLEKMKEERETYARTSL
- a CDS encoding phage major tail tube protein, translated to MIRSTVIEDAIIRLNGTDELVGIATITLPDIEHKTETISGLGVIEHDEPIPTAFNAMKLQLKFMNRCKDIAFEYGSNVNLTAKAAILVEDSETHNNDEVEAIYSFKGKRIKTSGGDLGKAIKNETELEFSLTYYKEEIQGKVIHEIDVYNKKAIVNGKDLYEKVRSILS
- a CDS encoding phage tail protein, with the protein product MAKFQHGTSYKEMPSGLKIFAETQTPTVIVGTGTINMGDMSCVNKPILIQNSKDAATYFGGANNIKGFTINEALYLAFNVYNVKPIIVINVLNPSDHKTAHNEEGVVVKDFKATLAKTGIINDENLVVKNNETSVLIQKEKYTCSFNDEGKLTITLAKTETAIKKIDVSYNFLDVSKLKETDVIGSIDPQTLEAKGLECLKEIFPKYSMIPSCVVAPDFSTAKIRVALDAKSAVINDKWASMSIPEMPNTTKYGEVIAFKKEKNYIDADQAITWGCPYLEDEVFHFSTVMALHMQSVDAQFGGVPCESPSNKNIKMQGVGYYEGSTFKKVNLDEAEANLLNENGISTIIRQPNGTVFWGNRTSVFQPGGETDPKDVWIPVKRMFKYIGNTIMLNNTVEVDKGMTPSQAKSIETNINVWLNSLTNDNKLLGGRVEFKPEENSEQDMIAGKFKWHIYLGAIIPGESLEFRLEYDSKYLKLLFQR